The following coding sequences lie in one Syngnathus scovelli strain Florida chromosome 1, RoL_Ssco_1.2, whole genome shotgun sequence genomic window:
- the LOC125977053 gene encoding probable ATP-dependent RNA helicase DDX41, which produces MEDDNRLKKRSYGEDQGSGAEESEDEDYVPYVPVKIRKQQMVQKMLRLRGKAVDEEHRDSGEEQRDEDEGLGPRSNVSLLDQHQHLKEKAEARKESAKEKQLKEEEKILESVAEGRALMSVKEMAKGIIYDDPIKTSWKAPRYVLHMPETRNERVRKKFHILVDGDGIPPPIKSFREMKLPSAILKGLKKKGIVHPTPIQIQGIPTVLSGRDMIGIAFTGSGKTLVFTLPIIMFALEQEKRLPFFKREGPYGLIICPSRELARQTHGIIEYYCKLLEEEGAPQMRTALCIGGMSVKEQMEVVKHGVHMMVATPGRLMDLLQKKMVSLDICRYLALDEADRMIDMGFEEDIRTIFSYFKGQRQTLLFSATMPKKIQNFAKSALVKPITINVGRAGAASLDVIQEVEYVKEEAKTVYLLECLQKTTPPVLIFAEKKADVDAIHEYLLLKGVEAVAIHGGKDQEERTKAIEAFKEGKKDVLVATDVASKGLDFPAIQHVVNYDMPEEIENYVHRIGRTGRSGQTGIATTFINKGCDESVLMDLKALLIEAKQKVPPVLQVLQSGDETMLDIGGERGCTFCGGLGHRITDCPKLEAMQTKQVTNIGRKDYLAHSSMDF; this is translated from the exons ATGGAAGATGATAATCGACTTAAAAAG AGGTCTTATGGGGAAGATCAAGGCTCTGGGGCTGAGGagtcagaggatgaagattatGTTCCTTACGTTCCTGTCAAAATCCGAAAGCAACAGATG GTTCAGAAGATGCTGCGTTTGCGTGGTAAAGCAGTGGATGAAGAGCATAGAGACAGTGGGGAGGAGCAGAGGGATGAAGACGAAGGGCTCGGTCCACGTTCCAACGTCAGTCTCCTTGACCAGCACCAACATCTCAAGGAAAAAGCAGAAG cacgcaAAGAGTCAGCCAAGGAGAAGCAACTGAAAGAGGAAGAGAAGATTTTAGAAAGTGTTGCAGAAGGCAGag CATTGATGTCCGTGAAGGAAATGGCCAAGGGTATCATTTATGATGATCCAATCAAAACAAG CTGGAAGGCTCCGCGGTATGTCCTTCATATGCCGGAGACTAGAAATGAACGTGTGAGGAAGAAGTTTCACATCCTGGTTGATGGAGACGGCATCCCTCCCCCAATCAAAAGCTTCAGGGAGATGAAGCTTCCGTCAG CAATTCTAAAAGGTTTGAAGAAGAAAGGAATTGTACATCCAACGCCGATTCAAATTCAAGGAATCCCAACAGT TCTATCAGGTCGCGATATGATCGGCATCGCCTTTACTGGATCGGGAAAAACCTTGGTCTTCACTTTGCCCATCATCATGTTCGCCCTTGAGCAAGAGAAGCGTCTGCCCTTTTTTAAAAGAGAGGGACCATATGGACTCATTATCTGTCCTTCA AGAGAGCTGGCCCGACAGACACACGGCATCATTGAATATTACTGCAAATtgctggaggaggagggagcCCCTCAGATGCGGACGGCCCTCTGCATTGGAGGGATGTCCGTCAAGGAGCAAATGGAAGTTGTGAAACA TGGTGTGCACATGATGGTCGCCACTCCCGGGCGTCTCATGGACTTGTTACAGAAGAAGATGGTGAGTCTGGACATATGTCGCTACCTGGCCTTGGATGAGGCAGACAGGATGATTGACATGGGCTTTGAGGAGGACATCAGGAccattttttcttattttaag GGACAAAGGCAAACCCTGCTTTTCAGCGCCACCATGCCCAAGAAAATCCAGAATTTTGCCAAAAGCGCTTTGGTCAAACCCATCACAATTAACGTAGGCAGAGCGGGTGCTGCCAGCTTGGATGTCATCCAG GAAGTGGAATACGTCAAAGAGGAGGCTAAGACGGTGTATCTGCTCGAGTGTCTTCAGAAAACAACACCGCCC GTGTTGATATTTGCTGAGAAAAAGGCTGACGTTGATGCCATCCATGAGTATTTGCTGCTGAAAGGTGTGGAAGCTGTGGCCATTCATGGAGGAAAAG ATCAGGAGGAAAGAACAAAAGCCATAGAAGCATttaaggaaggaaagaaggacgTCCTCGTCGCCACAGATGTGGCCTCCAAGGGTCTCGATTTCCCGGCAATCCAGCATGTCGTCAACTACGACATGCCCGAGGAGATTGAAAACTATG tCCATAGAATTGGAAGAACAGGGCGATCTGGTCAGACTGGTATTGCCACAACATTCATCAATAAAGGCTGTG ATGAGTCCGTGTTGATGGATCTGAAGGCCCTGCTTATTGAAGCCAAACAAAAAGTTCCTCCGGTTCTCCAGGTGCTCCAGTCAGGAGACGAAACCATGCTGGATATCGGAG GAGAGAGAGGCTGTACATTTTGTGGTGGTCTTGGTCATCGTATTACAGACTGTCCCAAGTTGGAGGCAATGCAAACCAAGCAGGTTACCAACATCGGGAGGAAGGACTATCTGGCTCACAGCTCAATGGACTTCTAA